One Solidesulfovibrio sp. DNA segment encodes these proteins:
- a CDS encoding amidohydrolase family protein, giving the protein MFIDIHTHAYHPKIADKVLAQLEGHYGIHPVGTGEIDDLLARAKAAGLDKVVVHNAATAPAQVVPANNWAIRIHRENPAILAFGTLHTDFPDFERELDRLWRNGIKGIKFHADFQGFRLDDRKLWPIFEALSGRFTVMLHVGDRLPPDRNNSCPAKVAAIVRDFPNLTVIAAHMGGYLHWNYALEHLIGKDVYIDTSSTLAFIDDDTLARIVSGHPRERILFGSDYPLFDPGEEIARLRKRLSLRDAELEALLSAGSALFR; this is encoded by the coding sequence ATGTTCATCGACATCCATACGCACGCCTATCATCCGAAAATCGCTGACAAGGTCCTGGCCCAACTCGAAGGCCACTACGGCATCCACCCCGTGGGCACGGGCGAAATCGACGACCTGCTGGCCCGGGCCAAGGCCGCCGGCCTGGACAAGGTCGTGGTCCACAACGCGGCCACCGCCCCGGCCCAGGTGGTCCCGGCCAACAACTGGGCCATCCGCATCCACCGGGAAAACCCGGCCATCCTGGCCTTCGGCACCCTGCACACCGACTTTCCCGATTTCGAGCGCGAACTCGACCGGCTGTGGCGCAACGGCATCAAAGGCATCAAGTTCCACGCCGATTTTCAGGGTTTCCGCCTGGACGACCGCAAGCTGTGGCCCATCTTCGAGGCCCTGTCCGGGCGGTTTACGGTCATGCTCCACGTGGGCGACCGGCTGCCGCCCGATCGGAACAACTCCTGCCCGGCCAAGGTGGCGGCCATTGTGCGGGATTTCCCCAACCTGACGGTCATCGCCGCCCACATGGGGGGCTATCTCCACTGGAATTATGCCCTGGAGCACCTCATCGGCAAGGACGTCTACATCGACACGTCGAGCACCCTGGCCTTCATCGACGACGACACCCTGGCCCGCATCGTTTCCGGCCATCCGCGCGAGCGCATCCTTTTTGGCAGCGACTACCCGCTGTTCGATCCCGGCGAGGAGATCGCCCGGCTGCGCAAGCGGCTGTCCCTTCGCGACGCCGAGCTGGAGGCCCTCCTTTCGGCCGGAAGCGCACTGTTTCGATAA
- a CDS encoding thioesterase family protein, with protein sequence MALIIKPEEFPGPDCRLRLTVSYGETDRMGYAYYGHYPHWFERGRGQFIRERGMSYAEVEARGVWLPVRDLAVRYLRPAHYDDEVVVRTAISAWGRASVSFVYQVFGPPDEAALLAVGETVHACTSPKGRPVPVPAWLRELFSF encoded by the coding sequence ATGGCGCTGATCATCAAACCCGAGGAATTTCCCGGCCCCGACTGCCGGCTGCGCCTGACCGTGTCCTACGGCGAGACGGACCGCATGGGCTATGCCTACTACGGGCATTATCCCCACTGGTTCGAGCGGGGCCGGGGACAGTTCATCCGCGAGCGCGGCATGAGCTACGCCGAGGTCGAGGCGCGCGGCGTCTGGCTGCCCGTGCGCGACCTGGCCGTGCGTTACCTGCGCCCGGCACACTACGACGACGAGGTCGTGGTGCGAACGGCCATCAGTGCCTGGGGCCGGGCTTCGGTTTCCTTCGTCTACCAGGTTTTCGGCCCCCCGGACGAGGCCGCGCTCCTGGCCGTGGGCGAGACCGTGCATGCCTGCACCTCGCCGAAGGGACGGCCCGTTCCCGTCCCGGCCTGGCTGCGCGAACTGTTTTCCTTCTAA
- a CDS encoding cofactor-independent phosphoglycerate mutase, with protein sequence MSFSSPPTKLVFLIADGMGDRPVEALGGRTPMEAAATPVMDRLAREGRVGLCRTVPEGLAPGSDVANMSLLGFDPGSHHTGRGPIEAAAMGLSLAPDDVVFRLNTVTVSAFADDGRMRDYSAGHIATAVSTALVERLGRECLPEDYALFPGVQYRHLLVARGAAGREEARLAVRPPHDITDQGIAADLGEFRRVPALWDFVRKAAAVLSGPGNPSKANAVWPWGQGRALTLPDFTATFGLRGAVVSAVDLVKGLGRAAGMDVLDVPGATGLLDTNYEGKVAAALEFLQDGDFVFVHVEAPDECGHGGDAAGKTEAVARFDARIVAPMLAALGDTAALVIACDHLTPLAIRTHAADPVPFLFWARGVTPSGVAAFTERDAAATGLAVAPGHALLPRAIDWMRQG encoded by the coding sequence TTGTCTTTCTCCTCTCCCCCCACCAAGCTCGTTTTCCTCATCGCCGACGGCATGGGCGACCGGCCCGTCGAGGCCCTGGGCGGCAGGACGCCCATGGAAGCGGCCGCCACCCCGGTCATGGACCGGCTGGCCCGGGAAGGGCGGGTCGGGCTTTGCCGCACCGTGCCCGAGGGCTTGGCGCCGGGGTCGGATGTGGCCAACATGTCGCTTCTGGGCTTCGACCCGGGCAGCCACCACACCGGGCGCGGCCCCATCGAGGCGGCGGCCATGGGGCTTTCCCTGGCGCCCGACGACGTGGTCTTTCGGCTCAACACGGTGACGGTGAGCGCTTTCGCCGACGACGGGCGCATGCGCGACTACTCGGCCGGCCATATCGCCACCGCGGTGTCCACCGCCCTGGTGGAGCGCCTGGGCCGGGAGTGCCTGCCCGAGGACTACGCGCTTTTCCCCGGCGTGCAGTACCGCCACCTGCTGGTGGCCCGGGGCGCGGCCGGCCGGGAAGAGGCGCGGCTGGCCGTGCGCCCGCCCCACGACATCACCGACCAGGGCATCGCCGCCGACCTGGGGGAGTTTCGCCGCGTGCCGGCGCTGTGGGATTTCGTGCGCAAAGCCGCCGCCGTCCTGTCCGGGCCGGGCAACCCCAGCAAAGCCAACGCCGTATGGCCCTGGGGCCAGGGCAGGGCGCTGACCCTGCCGGATTTCACCGCGACCTTCGGCCTGCGCGGGGCGGTGGTCTCGGCCGTGGACCTGGTCAAGGGCCTGGGCCGGGCGGCCGGCATGGACGTCCTCGACGTGCCCGGGGCCACGGGCCTGCTCGATACCAATTATGAAGGCAAGGTGGCGGCTGCGTTGGAATTTTTACAGGACGGCGATTTCGTTTTCGTCCACGTCGAGGCCCCGGACGAGTGCGGCCACGGCGGCGACGCGGCCGGCAAGACCGAGGCCGTGGCCCGCTTCGACGCCCGCATCGTGGCGCCCATGCTCGCGGCCCTTGGCGATACGGCCGCCCTGGTCATCGCCTGCGACCACCTGACGCCCCTCGCCATCCGCACCCATGCCGCCGACCCCGTGCCTTTCCTTTTCTGGGCAAGGGGGGTAACGCCCTCGGGTGTCGCGGCCTTCACCGAACGCGACGCGGCCGCGACCGGCCTGGCCGTCGCCCCGGGGCATGCCTTGCTGCCCCGGGCCATCGACTGGATGCGGCAAGGATAG
- a CDS encoding DJ-1/PfpI family protein, whose amino-acid sequence MQRKNVVILVFPDVELLDFCGPYEALSACRLDEAKRREESSPFHVRLAAAGLDPVASANGARFLPDVTLADCPAPDILLVPGGWGVRAALGDASLIDWIRVTGSRVETLAGVCTGSMLLGQAGLLDGRRATTHWRSLPWMRDAFPAVTVVGDEHVVADGHVLTSAGISAGIDLGLRLVARCHGEAVARATADHLEYLSPNDNRRRVTPAAPH is encoded by the coding sequence ATGCAGCGGAAAAATGTCGTGATCCTGGTCTTCCCGGACGTGGAACTGCTCGATTTCTGCGGCCCCTATGAAGCGCTTTCCGCCTGCCGGCTCGACGAGGCCAAACGTCGGGAAGAGTCGTCGCCGTTTCACGTCCGCCTGGCCGCCGCCGGGCTGGACCCGGTGGCCAGCGCCAACGGCGCCCGCTTTCTGCCCGACGTGACCTTGGCCGATTGCCCGGCCCCGGACATCCTGCTGGTGCCGGGCGGCTGGGGCGTGCGGGCGGCCCTTGGCGACGCGTCCCTGATCGACTGGATTCGCGTCACGGGCTCGCGGGTGGAAACCCTGGCCGGCGTGTGCACCGGTTCCATGCTGCTCGGCCAGGCCGGACTCCTGGACGGCCGGCGGGCCACCACCCACTGGCGGTCGCTGCCCTGGATGCGCGACGCCTTCCCCGCGGTCACGGTCGTAGGCGACGAGCACGTGGTGGCCGACGGCCATGTCCTGACCTCGGCCGGCATCAGCGCCGGCATCGACCTGGGCCTGCGCCTCGTGGCCCGCTGCCATGGCGAGGCCGTCGCCCGGGCCACGGCCGATCACCTGGAATACCTCTCCCCCAACGACAACCGGCGACGCGTGACGCCCGCCGCCCCCCATTAA
- a CDS encoding homoserine dehydrogenase, with protein MNAASDAPVRIGLAGLGTVGSGLVAILQRNAEWIARRLGRRLVLTKVLVRSLGKPRAVSLGQGVVLTDDPGALIGDPDIDIVVELMGGIDAAFDLIHQALCAGKHVVTANKALLAARGPELFALAARKGLGLYYEASCAGAIPIVATLKESLAGNRIKSIIGILNGTANYILSSMSDKGLPFAEALRKAQELGYAEADPTLDIEGLDAAHKLILLIRLAYGQNLPLARLFVEGITRVTPDDIRFADEFGYVIKLIGQVHDADGKLVAGVCPMLVHKDYLLASVRGAFNAVRVEGDASGPIILHGKGAGDLPTGSAVLADIMALSRACMVPNNTGFLTEPLPEATLLDPMDAVCPHYIHFTVKDQPGVMAAISKSMGVHGVSIRQAVQKGEPEDGYVPIVFLTHEAAERAIQGVLDDAADMPFIKPGTVHFRVL; from the coding sequence ATGAACGCCGCAAGCGACGCTCCCGTCCGTATCGGTCTGGCCGGGCTCGGCACTGTCGGGTCCGGCCTCGTGGCCATTCTCCAACGCAACGCCGAGTGGATCGCCCGGCGCCTGGGCCGCCGCCTCGTCCTGACGAAGGTCCTGGTGCGCAGCCTCGGCAAGCCGCGCGCCGTCAGCCTGGGCCAGGGCGTCGTGCTCACCGACGACCCCGGGGCGCTCATCGGCGACCCGGACATCGACATCGTGGTCGAGCTCATGGGCGGCATCGACGCGGCCTTCGACCTCATCCACCAGGCGCTTTGCGCCGGCAAGCACGTGGTCACGGCCAACAAGGCCCTGCTGGCCGCGCGCGGCCCGGAACTCTTCGCCCTGGCCGCGCGCAAGGGCCTGGGGCTCTACTACGAGGCCAGCTGCGCCGGGGCCATCCCCATTGTCGCCACCCTCAAGGAATCCCTGGCCGGCAACCGTATCAAGAGCATCATCGGCATATTAAACGGCACGGCCAACTACATTTTAAGCAGCATGAGCGACAAGGGCCTGCCCTTTGCCGAGGCCCTGCGCAAGGCCCAGGAACTGGGCTACGCCGAGGCCGACCCGACGCTCGATATCGAGGGCCTCGACGCCGCCCACAAGCTCATCCTGCTCATCCGCCTGGCCTACGGGCAGAACCTGCCCCTGGCCCGGCTTTTCGTCGAAGGCATCACCCGCGTCACGCCCGACGATATCCGTTTCGCCGACGAATTCGGCTACGTCATCAAGCTCATCGGCCAGGTCCACGACGCGGACGGCAAGCTCGTGGCCGGGGTGTGCCCCATGCTCGTGCACAAGGACTACCTCCTGGCCAGCGTCCGGGGGGCGTTCAACGCCGTGCGCGTGGAGGGCGACGCCTCCGGGCCCATCATCCTCCACGGCAAGGGCGCCGGCGACCTGCCCACGGGCAGCGCCGTGCTGGCCGACATCATGGCCCTGTCCCGGGCCTGCATGGTGCCCAACAACACGGGCTTTCTCACCGAACCCCTGCCCGAGGCGACGCTGCTCGACCCCATGGACGCCGTCTGCCCGCACTACATCCATTTCACGGTCAAGGACCAGCCCGGCGTCATGGCCGCCATCTCCAAATCCATGGGCGTGCACGGCGTGAGCATCCGCCAGGCCGTGCAGAAGGGCGAACCCGAGGACGGCTACGTGCCCATCGTCTTCCTCACCCACGAGGCCGCCGAACGCGCCATCCAGGGCGTGCTCGACGACGCGGCCGACATGCCGTTCATCAAGCCGGGTACGGTGCACTTTCGGGTGTTGTAG
- a CDS encoding aminotransferase class I/II-fold pyridoxal phosphate-dependent enzyme translates to MKKFARMERLPPYVFATVNELKMQMRRRNEDVIDLGMGNPDLPTPPHIVEKLVEAAQKAVNHRYSASRGIKGLRNAISGWYKRRFDVDIDPETEAVVTMGAKEGLAHLALVMLSPGDVVFATDPSYPIHPYSCIIAGADVRRIPISCDRDFIEDLLAATKQTWPQPKLLIISFPHNPTTATVDVDFFQRIVDFAKEHDIMVIHDFAYADFSFDGYQPPSFLQAKGAKDVGVEFFSLTKSYSMAGWRVGFCCGNPEMVHALTRIKSYLDYGIFQPIQIAATVALNGPQECVREIMDVHQDRRDALIEGLARAGWDVPSPKATMFVWAKIPEAFAHLKSVEFSKLLLREAGVAVSPGLGFGHFGDNHVRFALVENRHRINQAMRGIKKVLSG, encoded by the coding sequence ATGAAAAAGTTCGCGCGTATGGAGCGCCTCCCGCCATACGTCTTCGCCACCGTCAACGAGCTCAAAATGCAGATGCGGCGGCGAAACGAAGACGTCATCGACCTCGGCATGGGCAACCCCGACCTGCCCACGCCCCCCCATATCGTCGAAAAACTCGTCGAGGCAGCACAAAAGGCCGTCAACCACCGCTATTCCGCCTCCCGCGGCATCAAGGGCCTGCGCAACGCCATCTCCGGCTGGTACAAGCGCCGCTTCGACGTGGACATCGACCCCGAAACCGAGGCCGTCGTCACCATGGGCGCCAAGGAAGGCCTGGCCCACTTGGCCCTGGTCATGCTCTCGCCCGGCGACGTCGTCTTCGCCACGGACCCGTCCTACCCCATCCACCCGTACTCCTGCATCATCGCCGGGGCCGACGTGCGGCGCATCCCTATAAGCTGCGACCGCGACTTCATCGAAGACCTGCTCGCCGCCACCAAGCAGACCTGGCCCCAGCCCAAGCTGCTCATCATCTCCTTCCCCCACAACCCGACCACGGCCACCGTGGATGTGGACTTCTTCCAGCGCATCGTGGATTTCGCCAAGGAACACGACATCATGGTGATCCACGACTTCGCCTACGCCGACTTCTCCTTCGACGGCTACCAGCCGCCGAGCTTCCTCCAGGCCAAGGGCGCCAAGGACGTGGGCGTGGAGTTCTTCTCGCTGACCAAAAGCTATTCCATGGCCGGCTGGCGCGTGGGCTTTTGCTGCGGCAACCCCGAAATGGTCCATGCGCTGACCCGCATCAAGAGCTACCTGGACTACGGCATCTTCCAGCCCATCCAGATCGCGGCCACGGTCGCCCTAAACGGCCCCCAGGAGTGCGTGCGCGAGATCATGGACGTCCACCAGGACCGCCGCGACGCCCTCATCGAGGGCCTGGCCCGGGCCGGCTGGGACGTGCCTTCGCCCAAGGCCACCATGTTCGTGTGGGCCAAGATCCCCGAGGCGTTCGCCCACCTCAAGTCCGTGGAATTCTCCAAGCTGCTGTTGCGCGAGGCCGGCGTGGCCGTCTCGCCGGGCCTGGGTTTCGGGCATTTCGGCGACAACCATGTCCGCTTCGCCCTGGTCGAAAACCGCCACCGCATCAACCAGGCCATGCGCGGCATAAAAAAGGTGCTTTCCGGATGA
- a CDS encoding DUF1796 family putative cysteine peptidase: protein MDSLFGEYDIILSAGLACRPAISLKRNNLRLFSVPQEYMMRYGLDALAKLYETCFANFFVDITYEGAHSDKYWVKDNATEMVSIHHFPLSLSKARGYVMFHETMRNRIARMYRMMYLA, encoded by the coding sequence ATGGATTCGCTGTTTGGGGAGTATGATATTATTCTTTCTGCTGGATTAGCCTGCCGACCTGCCATATCATTAAAGCGAAACAACCTTAGATTGTTTTCTGTTCCGCAAGAATACATGATGCGATACGGCCTGGATGCTTTGGCAAAACTGTACGAAACCTGTTTCGCTAATTTTTTTGTAGATATAACATACGAAGGCGCGCATAGTGACAAGTACTGGGTGAAAGACAATGCAACAGAAATGGTATCAATACACCATTTCCCCTTGAGTCTTTCGAAGGCCAGGGGGTATGTCATGTTTCATGAAACCATGAGAAATAGAATAGCTCGCATGTACAGGATGATGTATTTGGCATAA
- a CDS encoding diguanylate cyclase domain-containing protein, with protein sequence MPGRRRSASFTGSRPCLRRTGIRTAARRRCAFGPEYRFAECLRVRTERDLACVSGHPTSMTIAIGVVTHVAGHTDFATLLKEADAALYEAKRLGRNRVIAACGHPSRIGPGKPVLPVPTP encoded by the coding sequence ATGCCTGGCAGGCGGCGCTCGGCCTCATTTACCGGTTCTAGGCCTTGCCTCCGGCGGACGGGTATCCGAACGGCCGCGAGGCGGCGATGCGCGTTCGGGCCGGAGTACCGGTTTGCCGAATGTCTGCGGGTGAGAACCGAACGGGATCTTGCCTGCGTCTCCGGCCATCCCACCAGCATGACGATTGCCATCGGCGTCGTCACTCACGTTGCCGGGCACACGGACTTCGCCACCTTGCTGAAGGAAGCGGACGCCGCGCTGTATGAGGCAAAGCGACTCGGCCGCAATCGCGTCATCGCCGCTTGCGGCCACCCGAGTCGTATCGGCCCGGGGAAACCCGTCCTGCCCGTACCGACTCCGTAA
- a CDS encoding outer membrane homotrimeric porin, with translation MPRFRIAALFLVAACCAAAAASAATVAMYGDFRVQGTFFSNQNYTGWNATGTQTEDTLNIWQRLRLHVDFASGEHLAFRLGLRVNNETWGHGTLTAANPSPAVEPYQCYLQFTVPETRVTVTAGYQPLSLPHTAVFYDSVVLGADSGNSDAAALVVSAPLIDERLSVTAGYARLVDTNRTYDTTTTQVGDELDFAFLTLPVTLSGAQVTPWGAVAILGRSASLPGSMGNSLLSASSFAAPSAFANNQNAALWTGFALTAELPFPVKVYADGVYGDAFAADRHRNRRHGWFADAALEYTGFAAFAPQLLGWWGSGEDAALADGSERLPAVNTEWGPRGSFLFNADQDLTQASMNTTPQGSKGLVLNFDRISLVPRLTSLVAFSYAAGTNSPAGLRKAVALTGGPGHYATMGQDLAEGERLCSVAWEHAYALTDAVNLIAETGFAHGEGFRASIWGRRMVHQAGDAWQAALGLIYRF, from the coding sequence ATGCCTCGTTTCCGGATCGCCGCCCTTTTCCTTGTCGCCGCCTGCTGCGCCGCCGCCGCCGCCTCGGCGGCGACCGTCGCCATGTACGGTGATTTCCGCGTCCAGGGCACGTTTTTCAGCAACCAGAACTACACCGGCTGGAACGCGACCGGCACGCAGACCGAGGATACCCTGAACATCTGGCAGCGCCTGCGCCTGCATGTGGATTTCGCCTCGGGCGAGCACCTGGCCTTTCGGCTCGGCCTGCGCGTCAATAACGAAACCTGGGGGCACGGCACCCTGACGGCCGCCAACCCGTCCCCGGCCGTCGAGCCCTATCAGTGCTACCTGCAGTTCACCGTGCCCGAGACCCGGGTCACCGTGACGGCCGGCTACCAGCCGCTTTCCCTGCCCCATACGGCGGTCTTTTACGACTCCGTGGTCCTGGGGGCCGATTCGGGCAACAGCGACGCGGCCGCCCTGGTGGTCAGCGCCCCGCTGATCGACGAGCGCCTGTCCGTCACCGCCGGCTATGCCCGGCTGGTGGACACCAACCGGACCTACGACACGACCACCACCCAGGTCGGGGACGAGCTGGATTTCGCCTTCCTCACGCTGCCGGTGACGCTTTCGGGCGCCCAGGTGACGCCCTGGGGCGCGGTGGCCATCCTCGGCCGATCCGCCAGCCTGCCGGGCTCCATGGGAAATTCCCTGCTGTCGGCGAGTTCCTTCGCCGCGCCGTCGGCGTTCGCCAACAACCAGAACGCGGCCCTGTGGACCGGTTTCGCCTTGACCGCCGAGTTGCCGTTTCCGGTCAAGGTCTATGCCGACGGGGTGTACGGCGACGCCTTTGCCGCGGATCGGCACCGAAACCGCCGGCATGGTTGGTTCGCGGACGCGGCCCTGGAATACACGGGCTTCGCCGCGTTCGCGCCGCAACTCCTCGGCTGGTGGGGCAGCGGCGAGGATGCGGCACTTGCCGACGGCTCCGAGCGGTTGCCGGCCGTCAATACGGAATGGGGGCCGCGCGGCTCGTTTTTGTTCAACGCCGACCAGGACCTGACCCAGGCTTCGATGAACACCACGCCCCAGGGAAGCAAGGGGCTGGTCCTCAATTTCGACCGCATCAGCCTGGTGCCGCGTTTGACGTCGCTCGTCGCCTTTTCCTACGCCGCCGGAACGAACTCGCCGGCCGGCCTGCGCAAGGCCGTGGCGCTCACGGGCGGGCCGGGACACTACGCGACCATGGGGCAGGATCTCGCCGAAGGGGAACGGCTCTGCTCCGTCGCCTGGGAACATGCCTACGCCCTGACCGACGCAGTGAACCTGATCGCCGAAACCGGCTTCGCCCACGGCGAAGGCTTCCGGGCCAGCATATGGGGACGGCGCATGGTCCATCAGGCCGGCGATGCCTGGCAGGCGGCGCTCGGCCTCATTTACCGGTTCTAG
- a CDS encoding glutamate decarboxylase, with product MPLHQRKTVRDDLLDDVYASTDLSVGMPKYRFPDTEIEPRHAYQVVHDELMLDGNSRQNLATFCQTWADPEVHRLMDECLDKNMIDKDEYPQTAELEARCVHMLADLWHSPAADNTMGCSTTGSSEAAMLGGLAMKWRWRAARQAAGKPADKPNLVCGPVQICWHKFARYFDVELREIPMERDRLIMSPEEAVKRCDENTIGVVPTLGVTFTCQYEPVAALCQALDKLQADTGLDVPVHVDGASGGFLAPFCDPDLLWDFRLPRVKSINASGHKFGLSPLGVGWVVWRDAKELPEDLIFQVNYLGGNMPTFALNFSRPGGQIVAQYYNFLRLGRDGYRKVQAACYKTAAYLGEALRAIPCFDVIYDGQGGIPAVTWGLRAGAAGGFNLYDLSDRLRSRGWQVPAYSMPADRQDLVVMRALVRHGFSRDLADLLVEDLRRCLDYFARNPVTHSLTAETSSGFSHT from the coding sequence ATGCCCTTGCATCAAAGGAAAACCGTCCGCGACGATCTCCTTGACGACGTGTACGCCTCGACCGACCTTTCGGTGGGCATGCCCAAGTACCGCTTTCCCGATACGGAAATCGAACCCCGCCACGCCTACCAGGTCGTGCACGACGAACTGATGCTCGACGGCAACTCCCGGCAGAACCTGGCCACCTTTTGCCAGACCTGGGCCGATCCCGAGGTACACCGGCTCATGGACGAGTGCCTCGACAAGAACATGATCGACAAGGACGAATACCCCCAGACCGCCGAGCTGGAAGCGCGTTGCGTGCACATGCTGGCCGACCTGTGGCATTCGCCCGCGGCGGACAACACCATGGGCTGTTCCACCACCGGCTCCAGCGAGGCGGCCATGCTCGGCGGCCTGGCCATGAAGTGGCGCTGGCGGGCCGCTCGCCAGGCCGCCGGCAAGCCGGCCGACAAGCCCAATCTGGTCTGCGGCCCGGTCCAGATCTGCTGGCACAAGTTCGCCCGCTATTTCGATGTCGAGCTGCGCGAGATCCCCATGGAGCGCGACCGGCTCATCATGAGCCCCGAGGAGGCCGTGAAGCGCTGCGACGAAAACACCATCGGCGTGGTGCCGACGCTCGGCGTGACCTTTACCTGCCAGTACGAACCCGTGGCGGCGCTCTGCCAGGCCCTGGACAAACTGCAGGCCGACACGGGGCTCGATGTCCCGGTGCATGTGGACGGGGCCAGCGGCGGCTTTCTCGCCCCGTTTTGCGATCCCGACCTGCTCTGGGATTTCCGCCTGCCCCGGGTCAAGTCCATCAATGCCTCGGGGCACAAGTTCGGGCTCTCGCCCCTGGGCGTGGGCTGGGTGGTCTGGCGCGACGCCAAGGAGTTGCCCGAGGACCTGATCTTCCAGGTCAACTACCTGGGCGGCAACATGCCGACCTTCGCCCTCAACTTCTCCCGCCCGGGCGGTCAGATCGTGGCCCAGTACTATAATTTCCTGCGCCTTGGCCGCGACGGCTACCGCAAGGTCCAGGCGGCCTGCTACAAGACGGCCGCCTACCTGGGCGAGGCCTTGCGGGCCATCCCCTGCTTCGACGTCATCTACGACGGCCAGGGCGGCATCCCGGCCGTGACCTGGGGTTTGCGGGCCGGCGCCGCCGGCGGGTTCAACCTCTACGACCTGTCCGACCGGCTGCGTTCCCGGGGCTGGCAGGTGCCGGCCTATTCCATGCCCGCCGACCGCCAGGACCTCGTGGTCATGCGCGCCCTGGTCCGCCATGGCTTCAGCCGTGACCTGGCCGACCTGCTGGTGGAGGACTTGCGCCGCTGCCTGGACTACTTCGCCCGCAACCCCGTGACCCATTCCCTGACTGCCGAGACGTCCTCGGGATTCAGCCATACCTAA
- a CDS encoding amino acid permease translates to MGKKISVFTLSMMTVAAVVSLRGLPMMAKEGLSLIFYILFSTILFLIPASLVAAELGGAFSDKGGGVYTWVTEAFGSRWGFTAIWLQWIQNVVWYPTVLGFAASCLAYCFMRPALAENGVYTGAVILVCYWLATGLTLAGSNVSSFITKYGVLCGTVLPGVVIIVLGLLWIDQGNPIAFLDPAPLAGAAGHVAHSGAHARLFPHITGLGSVAFLAGIILLFAGVEVHAVHANELKDPARQFPECMFLAAAVIFLLFMLGSLAVAAVVPAADISLTAGLMQAFERLFNTFGIGFLTPVMGLLAAFGSIGGVMSWVGGPSRGLLETARQGEIPPFMAKVNRNGVQQNILLIQAVIVSLLAALYFIMDNVSVAFFVLSAMTVTLYLVMYILMYAAAIRLRRTRPDLPRSYKVPGGLPGMWLVAGTGLLGVLFSLVVGFFPPTNLPVGNPTLYVGLVAGGMVVFVGLPLVINASKKPGWRQAGK, encoded by the coding sequence ATGGGGAAAAAAATCTCGGTATTTACGTTGAGCATGATGACGGTTGCGGCGGTCGTGAGCCTTCGTGGCCTGCCGATGATGGCGAAGGAAGGGCTTTCGCTGATCTTTTACATCCTCTTCTCCACGATCCTGTTCCTCATTCCGGCTTCCCTTGTCGCCGCGGAGCTCGGCGGCGCGTTCAGCGACAAGGGCGGTGGCGTCTACACCTGGGTCACGGAAGCCTTCGGCTCGCGCTGGGGTTTCACGGCCATCTGGCTGCAATGGATCCAGAACGTGGTCTGGTATCCGACGGTCCTGGGCTTCGCGGCCAGCTGCCTGGCCTACTGCTTCATGCGGCCCGCCCTGGCGGAAAACGGCGTCTATACCGGCGCGGTGATCCTGGTCTGCTACTGGCTGGCCACCGGCCTGACCCTGGCCGGGTCCAACGTCTCCAGCTTCATCACCAAGTATGGCGTCCTGTGCGGCACCGTCCTGCCTGGCGTGGTGATCATCGTCCTGGGGCTGCTGTGGATCGACCAGGGCAACCCCATCGCGTTCCTCGATCCCGCCCCCCTTGCCGGCGCCGCCGGGCATGTGGCGCACAGCGGGGCGCACGCCCGGCTTTTTCCCCATATCACGGGCCTTGGCAGCGTCGCGTTCCTGGCCGGCATCATCCTGCTTTTCGCCGGCGTGGAAGTGCATGCCGTGCATGCCAACGAATTGAAGGACCCGGCCAGGCAGTTCCCGGAGTGCATGTTCCTGGCCGCGGCCGTGATCTTTCTCCTTTTCATGCTGGGCTCCCTGGCCGTGGCCGCCGTCGTCCCGGCCGCCGACATCAGCCTCACGGCCGGGCTGATGCAGGCCTTCGAACGGCTTTTCAACACATTCGGCATCGGTTTTCTCACGCCGGTCATGGGGCTGCTGGCGGCCTTCGGCTCCATCGGCGGGGTCATGTCCTGGGTCGGCGGGCCGAGCCGGGGCCTGCTCGAGACGGCCAGGCAGGGGGAGATCCCGCCGTTTATGGCCAAGGTCAACAGAAACGGCGTGCAGCAAAACATCCTGCTCATCCAGGCCGTGATCGTCAGCCTGCTCGCCGCCCTGTATTTCATCATGGACAACGTGAGCGTGGCCTTTTTCGTGCTGTCGGCCATGACCGTCACCCTGTATCTCGTGATGTACATCCTCATGTACGCGGCGGCCATCAGGCTGCGCCGCACGCGTCCGGACCTGCCGCGTTCCTACAAGGTCCCGGGCGGCCTTCCCGGCATGTGGCTCGTGGCCGGAACGGGCCTTCTCGGTGTGCTTTTTTCCCTCGTGGTGGGGTTTTTCCCGCCGACGAACCTTCCCGTGGGCAACCCGACGCTCTACGTGGGGCTGGTTGCCGGCGGCATGGTGGTCTTCGTCGGCCTGCCGCTGGTCATCAACGCCAGCAAGAAACCAGGGTGGCGCCAGGCCGGCAAATGA